From Candidatus Rokuibacteriota bacterium:
GAGGCCGAACCTCAAACAGAAACAAGCGCTCGATCTGATCGAGACGATCAACGCGTAGTCAGAAAACCAACATCGTCGGAGACCGCAAATGCATAATCCGACAGGATAATCACGCTGGAAGAAGGAAGGAACTTCAGTCTAATCGCCAGTCCCGTCGCGCTCCTAAAAGCGTTAACCTATACAGGCATCGAGGGAACTTTAGGCTGGTTGGCGGTGTTGCGAGGCTTGCATGACACGTTTTTGCCAAATCTTCATCCGGACAAGATTCCATCTTTCTTACCTCCCCTTCTATTAGCCGTGCTTGTGATTGTTTCATTGTCAAAATGGAAACATCTCAATCTCTTGCAACTGATTATTTTGCCGTTTTTGCTTCTGTATTTCTTGCTCACCAACGTCGCCCAGCAATACTATATCTGGGTGCTGCCTTTCTTGTTTTTCGGGTCTTTCAGAGCCGCGTTGACGTATTCACTCGCGGGCGGCATAGCCGTGGCGGTGGCTTATTGGAAGGTTTACCCGCAGATTCTGTTTGGCTCCCTTCCGGTCGTGCATTTCCCGGATCAATATGTCCTTTGGCTGCACACTCTGCCTACCGGCATTTTCTGGATAACGATCGGTTGGCTGATTGTTGAGGTCTGGTTTTCGAAAACGGCCATCGAGACGCGGGCGGTTGATTCAACATCCACGCTTCCGAATCCTCACGGCGAATCTGCGGCTATTTTAAAAGATGGACATCCCTCCAGACCGTCTCAATTGGCGGGAACGTTTATATATGGGGTCATTGTGTCAGTTACGCTCGCGGAAAGTATTTTCCTTTTCGGTCTGGACACGCATCATCCCTGGAAAATCCTCAAGGCAATCGGAATGCCATCTTCCGCGCACAAACGCGAATACACCTATTTTCAGATTCCAAAAGCGGCTCTATGGAACAAAGGGTTCTTATGGTATGAGCCCGATTTGCGGAAACTGCATATTTTAGACGCGGAGGGCAAGCCGCCGAAGGAATTCGTATTTTATCATCCGGACACGCATGAGTCCCTCGACGTCACCGACATGGCTGTCGATTCCGAGAATAGAATTATCGTTTCCGATTGGCGGAAAGGTTTTTTGGGTGCATTCGATTTTGAGGGGCGTCTGGTCAGACACTTCGGTGGGGGCCTTCGAGCACCTACCCGTTTCGCGCTGGGACCCGATGATTCCGTAGTGGTCATCGACATCGGTCGTCAAGCCGTGCTGCTGTTTTCCAAGAGCGCCGAAATCATTCGCCAGTTCGACCATTCGTTCGGCGAAGGGGCGATTCCCATCGAAAGTTTTGACGTCGGTTTAGATAAGGAAGAAAATATTTATATTCTGGATGGAGTCTCTCAAAGAATTTACGTGATCCGATCGAATGCCCGCTCCAACAAATCATTTTCCGTGAATGCGTTCACCCGGGATACGCGCCTTTATGTGGACCCCAAGGGTTATCTTTGGTTGCTCAGCTTGGATAGCGCTCAAATTCCGATTTATTCCCCTGATGGCGATAAAATCGATAAACTCGCGAATCCGCCGGGGCTTTTAAATCAGCCATTGGATACGCCTTCCGACATTCTCTTCGGCGCGGATGGACAAATTTACGTCGCGGATGCCTGGCGATCTAAAATCTACGCAATCGATTTCGCCTACCGTCGCCCTTCCGATCCGAGGCCTGCCGAATAAAAGCAATGCAGTCGGATTGCTCAGCTGACACTTTTTGATTATCGGCATATCTGTGACAAGGCAGACCCCGAGGGAAGACCCTCGGGCGAGGCGGCGCCATGACTGAGAACGGGCGTTATGTTCTCTACGCTCTCGCGCCGGTGGACGAGCCTCTCGCGCTGGAGGCGGCCGACCTGTCTCTCGCCCATGGTCTCGCCATGGCCGACTCGCTCGTGGACGCGACGGCGCGGCGCTTCGGGGCGACCCTCGTCACCCGCGACTCTGATTTCGAGGGGCCCCCGACACGGTCGTAGTGCGGTGACCTGAGATGAAGGCGTGAGCGGAGAACGTAAAGCGGAACATGGGCACGGATAATCACGATCGGCAGCACGACGGCCTCCGAGGGGCAGTCCCTCTGGAGGCCGCAGTGCTGCGAAGGATCGAGGTCAGGCGCCGGCGCCCGGCCACCTCGGCGACGGGCTAGAAGTCGCCGCCGTGCGGCATGGAGGGCATGGCCGCCTGCTCCTCCTCCGCCAGGTCTGTGATGATCGCCTCGGTCGGCAGGAGCAGGGATGCCATCGACGCCGCATTCTGCAGCGCGACGCGCTCCACCTTCGTCGGGTCGATGATCCCGGCCTGCATCATGTCGACGTACTCGTTCGACTCGGCGTCGAAGCCGTGCGCCACGTCCTTGGAGGACTTGACCTTCTCGACCACGACTGAGCCCTCGAGCCCGGCGTTCTGGACGATCTGCCGGATTGGCTCCTCGAGGGCACGCCGCACGATGCTGGCGCCGGTCGCCTCATCGCCGGAGAGCTTGAGGCTCTCGAGGGCCTTCGAGGCCCGGAGAAGCGCCACACCGCCGCCGGGCACGATGCCCTCCTCGACGGCCGCCCGCGTCGCGTTGAGGGCGTCCTCGACCCGCGCCTTCCTTTCCTTCATCTCCGTCTCCGTGGCGGCCCCCACCTTGACGATGGCGACGCCGCCCGCCAGCTTCGCGAGCCGCTCCTGGAGCTTCTCGCTGCCAAGGCGATGACTGAGAATAGGCTTTATGTCATCTACGCCCTTGGGGCGTCTGCGTTGGTGCGATCGGCCGCTCTCAGCCTGTGATCGCGCCCTCGGAGGCGTTCGACACGGTCTTGGCGTACTTGTGGAAGACGCCGCTCGTGTAGCGGGGCTTGGGTGCCTTCCACTTGGCCAGCCGCTTCTTCATCTCCGCGGCGGAGATCTCCACGTCGAGCCGGCGCTTCTTGACGTCGATATGGATGATGTCGCCGCTCTTGATCGCGGCGATCGGCCCGCGCTCCGCGGCCTCCGGAACGATGTGGGCGATCATGAAGCCGTGCGTAGCGCCGGAGAATCGGCCATCCGTCATGAGCGCCACCGTGTCCCCGAGCCCCGCGCCCTGGAGCGCCCCCGTCACCTGCAGCATCTCGCGCATGCCGGGACCGCCCTTGGGGCCTTCGTAGCGGATGACGATGACGTCGTTCGGCTTGATCTTGCCTTTCTTGACCGCCGCGAAGGCGTTTTCCTCCCGCTCGAAGACCCGCGCCGGGCCGCGGTGGGAGTACCGTGCGTGGCCGGAGAGTTTGATGACGCAGCCTCCCGGGGCAACGTTGCCGCGAAGGATCGCGATCCCCCCGGTGGGCTTGAGCGCCTGCTTGAGGGACTTGATCACCTGCTGCCCCGGCGTCTCGGGCGCGGCCTGCGCCTCCTCGCCGATCGTACGTCCGGTGACGGTCTTCTCGTTGGCGTGGAGCAGCCCCGCTTCGAGCAGCCGCTTCGCTACGACGGGCATGCCGCCCGCGTCGTACATCTCGGGCGCCGTGTAGTTGCCCCAGGGCTTGAGGTCGGCCAGCACGGGCGTCTTCTTCGACAGGCGATCGAAGTCGTCTATGGAGAGCTTGATGCCGAATTCCCTCGCCGTCGCCGGCAGGTGGAGGACGGCGTTCGTCGAGCCGCCGGTGGCAAGGACGCCGGCGATGGCGTTCTCGAAGCTCCGCCGTGTGACGAGCGAGCGCGGCGTGATCCCCTTGTTCACCAGCTCCATCACGCGCTTGCCGCACTCGACGGCGACCTCTTCCTTGCGCGGATCGATGGCCGGGATGCCGTTCCAGCCCATCGGCGACATGCCGAGCATCTCGTAGGCCGTCGACATGGTGTTGGCCGTGAACTGGCCGCCGCAGGCGCCGGCGCCGGGGCAGGCGTGGTCCTCCACGTCCTTGAGCACCTCGGCGGAGATCTTGCCGGCGTTGTAGGCGCCCACGGCCTCGAAGACGTCCTGGATGGTCAGGTTGCGGTTGGCGAACGGGCCTGTGGTCCCCGCACAGCGCCCAAACATGATGGAGCCGCAGTAGAGCATGAGGCCCGGGATGTTGAGCCGTCCGAGCACCATGACCATGGCGGGGATGGTCTTGTCGCAGCCGGAGATGGTCACGATGCCGTCGAACATGTGGCTCCGGGCCACGAGCTCGACCGAGTCCGCCACCACCTCGCGGCTTATGAGCGAGCCCTTCATCCCCTCGGTGCCCATGGTGATACCGTCCGTGATGGAGATCGTGTTGACCTCGATGGGCGTGCCGCCGGCCGTGCGAATGCCCTGCATCACCTTCTCGGCGAGCTTCCGGTGGTTCCAGTTGCACGGCATCGTCCCGATCCAGGAGTGGGCGACGCCGATCTGCGGACGCGCCAGGTCCTGGTCGGAGAAGCCCACGGCCTTCATCATGGCTCGGGCCGGGGCGCGGTCGGCGCCTTCGAGGAGGACGCGGCTCTTGCGGCGGGGGTCGGTAGCCATCACTGGACTCCTTTGTCGAATGAACGAGGTGCGGGCGATTCTACAGCAGGTCGCTGAGCGGAACCAGCGAATAGCCCTCCGCTCCCAGCATCCCGATCATCGCCGGCAGCGCCTCGACGAGGCGCGGCCCGGCGCCGGGCACGCCGTCGGCGTCGTGGAGGTCCACGATGGCCCCGGCCCTCACGCGTCTTCGAGCGCGCTCCACCTGCAGGGCGGGCGCAGCGGGGCGCCGCCCCTCCGTCTGCGCCGTCCAGAACACGCACGGCGTGCCGAGCCTCTGCAGCACGGGGAAGAGCGCGAGGTTCGTCATGCCCCAGGGCGGGCGGAAAAACCGCGGCGGCGCGCCGGCGGCCTGGGAGATGGCCTCGTGCCCCTGGCTGACCTGGCGCGCGGTCTCCCGAGGTCCCGCGAGCCAGAGGCTCCGGTGGCTCCAGGTGTGGTTGCCGAGATCGTGGCCCGCGGCAGCGATGCGGCGGACCAGGGCGCCCGTCCGAGCCACCCGCTCGCCGATCAGGAAGAAGGTCGCCCTCACGCCGTGGGCGGCCAGGATGTCCAGCACGCGCGGGGTGTGCTCCGGATCGGGGCCGTCGTCAAAGGTGAGGGCGACCTTCAGGCCCGCCCGCGGCCCACGCCACACGCTCCCCAACGTCAGCGCGTGGGAGCCCCAGGTATAGCCCGCCCAGAGCGCCGGCGCCGCGAGGAGCCAGGCCGCCGCGCTCACGATGCGCGCTCGCGCGCCAGCCTCTGGTCGCCGAGCACGAGGCCGACGATGTCCTGGGCGGCGCGCGGCCGGCGGTAGAGCCCGATGCGCTCGCGGATGTCACGCAGCAGCACCGGGTCGCGCAGGGCGGCAGCGATGACCCGCTGGAGCTGCGCCCCGGACCCCGCCACGAGTCCGACGCCCGCCATGGCCGCGAATCGCTCGTTGCGCGCCTCCTGCCCCGGGAGCGAGCCGAAGCAGATGACCGGCAGCTCGGCGGCCAGCGCCTCCGCGAGGGTGAGCCCGCCGGCCTTGGTGACGAGGAAATCGGCGGCCGCCATCAGCTCGCGGATGTGATCCACGAATCCGAAGACCTTGACCCGGTTCTCGCGCCCTTCCGCGAGCCGTCTCAGCCGCGCCTCGAGACCCCGCTCGTGCCCGGCCACGAACACGGCCTGGAAGGACTGCTCCATGCCGAGGACGGCGCGCGCCGCCTCCTCGAGGCGGCCGAAGCCGCCGCCGGAACCATCCATGAAGAGCAGCACCGGCAGCCGGGGCGAGAGCCCCAGCCCGAGGCGCGCGGCGGCGCGGTCGGGCTGCTGGAGAAACTCGCGCGCCACGGGGATGCCGGTCACGACCACGCCTTCCCGCGGCAAACCCTTGGCCGTCAGCTCGTGGGCGATCTCCTCGGCGGGCACGCAGTAGCGGTCCACGTGCGGGTGGATCCACTGCGTGTGCGCGACGAAGTCGGTGAAGACCGTCGTGTGCGGTGGAGTCGGCTCGCCGCGTGAGCGAAGGTACGAGAGCGCCGCCGCGGGCGTCGGCTGGACCGACACCGCCTGGTCGAACTGCTGCGCGCGCAGCAGCCGGCGGAGCTTCCGCGCACCGACCCGATTGAACCCCAGCATGAAAGGCGACGAGACGCTGATCTGATCGCCCAACCAGTAAGCCCCGCCCCAGAGGGCGGGCGCCCGGCGGAGGATGGTGTAGTAGAGCGCGCGGCTCCACTGGTCGAACTTCGGGTGGACGAGGTCACGGAAGTGGTCGACGACCGTCGGGAGCGCTCCGGCCCGGCGGAACTCGTCGGCGAGAACGCCGGCGGCGCGGGCGTGCCCCGAGCCGTACGAGGCCGTGAGGATGAGGACCCGCGGCTGCGTCCCCATCAGGCGGCCGGCCGGCGCGCGACGAGCAGCGTCAGCTTGCCCGACTGCACGGTCTCGCCACGCTGGTTGACGATGCGGCGCTCCTCGATGACCACCCCGCCCTCGCGCATGCTCCGCTTGGTCAGCGTCCGCGAGACGCTATGAATGGTGTCGCCGACTCTGACCGGCCGGAGGAAGCGCCACTCGAACCCCATGAAGGCCAGCACCGCCAGAGGCGGACGCGGCACGCGCCAGCCCAGGCCCGAGGACAGGCAGAGCGGGAGGAGCTCGGGCACCGCGCCCGGATCCCGCAGGGCGGCATCTCCGGTGACGCCCGAGAAGAGGGTCACGTGGGCGGCGGTGAGCGTGACGCCGGGGGTCTCGAGCGGCACGCCCTTCTCCACGTCCTCGAAGTAGCACTGCGCCGGCTGGACGGCGGCTCCGCTCACGGCTTCCGGCGCTCCACCACGTGCTCGGTCTCGCCCTCCTGCACGACTTCGCCTTGCTGGTTGACGAGCCGCCGCTCCACCGTGACGAGGCCGCGGCCCGCGTCGGGCCCGTCCCTCTTGGCGGCGATGCGCGAGAGGACGAGCACGGTATCGCCGATCTTGATCGGGCCCTTGAACTTCCACTTGAGGCCGCTGAGAAGGCCGTGCGCCGCGGCGGGCTCTCCCCGCGAGGCCAGGCCCTGCTGGATGCCGAGGCCCAGGAGCCCGTGGGCGATCCGTTCGCCGAAGATGGAGGTCTTCATGTGCTCGGCGTCGGTGTGGAGCACGTTGTAGTCGCCGCTGAGCCCGGCGAAGATGACGATGTCAGCTTCGGTGACGGTCCTCCCGGGAGAGGTGTACTCCTGCCCGACGACGAAATCCTCGAAGAACACGCCCTCCTGGCCGCTCACTCAAAGAGCTTCCCGGCCGCCTCGCGGAGCATGTCGACCCCTCGCACCTCCCGGTCGAACAGCGGCACGACGGCGCGCACGCTCCCGTCGAATTTTTCCCAGATGGTCTTCATGTGTTCGTCCTGCATCTCCATGCGGTTGAGGACGAATTCGGGAACGTCCTTCCCGAGCGCCTGCCGGTCCAGCAGCATGTTCACGATCACGCCGCCCACCGGGATGC
This genomic window contains:
- a CDS encoding PIN domain-containing protein; its protein translation is MTENGRYVLYALAPVDEPLALEAADLSLAHGLAMADSLVDATARRFGATLVTRDSDFEGPPTRS
- the ilvD gene encoding dihydroxy-acid dehydratase, with protein sequence MATDPRRKSRVLLEGADRAPARAMMKAVGFSDQDLARPQIGVAHSWIGTMPCNWNHRKLAEKVMQGIRTAGGTPIEVNTISITDGITMGTEGMKGSLISREVVADSVELVARSHMFDGIVTISGCDKTIPAMVMVLGRLNIPGLMLYCGSIMFGRCAGTTGPFANRNLTIQDVFEAVGAYNAGKISAEVLKDVEDHACPGAGACGGQFTANTMSTAYEMLGMSPMGWNGIPAIDPRKEEVAVECGKRVMELVNKGITPRSLVTRRSFENAIAGVLATGGSTNAVLHLPATAREFGIKLSIDDFDRLSKKTPVLADLKPWGNYTAPEMYDAGGMPVVAKRLLEAGLLHANEKTVTGRTIGEEAQAAPETPGQQVIKSLKQALKPTGGIAILRGNVAPGGCVIKLSGHARYSHRGPARVFEREENAFAAVKKGKIKPNDVIVIRYEGPKGGPGMREMLQVTGALQGAGLGDTVALMTDGRFSGATHGFMIAHIVPEAAERGPIAAIKSGDIIHIDVKKRRLDVEISAAEMKKRLAKWKAPKPRYTSGVFHKYAKTVSNASEGAITG
- a CDS encoding polysaccharide deacetylase family protein, translating into MSAAAWLLAAPALWAGYTWGSHALTLGSVWRGPRAGLKVALTFDDGPDPEHTPRVLDILAAHGVRATFFLIGERVARTGALVRRIAAAGHDLGNHTWSHRSLWLAGPRETARQVSQGHEAISQAAGAPPRFFRPPWGMTNLALFPVLQRLGTPCVFWTAQTEGRRPAAPALQVERARRRVRAGAIVDLHDADGVPGAGPRLVEALPAMIGMLGAEGYSLVPLSDLL
- a CDS encoding glycosyltransferase, whose translation is MGTQPRVLILTASYGSGHARAAGVLADEFRRAGALPTVVDHFRDLVHPKFDQWSRALYYTILRRAPALWGGAYWLGDQISVSSPFMLGFNRVGARKLRRLLRAQQFDQAVSVQPTPAAALSYLRSRGEPTPPHTTVFTDFVAHTQWIHPHVDRYCVPAEEIAHELTAKGLPREGVVVTGIPVAREFLQQPDRAAARLGLGLSPRLPVLLFMDGSGGGFGRLEEAARAVLGMEQSFQAVFVAGHERGLEARLRRLAEGRENRVKVFGFVDHIRELMAAADFLVTKAGGLTLAEALAAELPVICFGSLPGQEARNERFAAMAGVGLVAGSGAQLQRVIAAALRDPVLLRDIRERIGLYRRPRAAQDIVGLVLGDQRLARERAS
- a CDS encoding MaoC/PaaZ C-terminal domain-containing protein codes for the protein MSGQEGVFFEDFVVGQEYTSPGRTVTEADIVIFAGLSGDYNVLHTDAEHMKTSIFGERIAHGLLGLGIQQGLASRGEPAAAHGLLSGLKWKFKGPIKIGDTVLVLSRIAAKRDGPDAGRGLVTVERRLVNQQGEVVQEGETEHVVERRKP